From a region of the Nonlabens dokdonensis DSW-6 genome:
- a CDS encoding DUF2891 domain-containing protein, giving the protein MKYVIYALSILTLISCKETVDSESSNEVNVTHEVNVTQIEVVEDQIPTPQLTLEQANNLAQLPLHCIEDEYPNKMGHVTASPEDQKRPSVQHPVFYGCFDWHSAVHGYWSAVTLLKQFPELEAREELLQKIQRNLTADNIKVEIAYLNTKDNKTFERTYGWAWLLKLQQELDTWDSIEGKEIAQILQPLTDVIAQRYVDYLPKLNYAIRVGEHSNTAFGMAFAYDYAVHAQNEDLKSAIISKAKEFYSNDASCPISWEPSGYDFLSSCLEEIDIMRRVLTAEEFHAWVKEFLPGIENGKLDIEIGKVSDRSDGKLVHIDGLNLSRAWVLYGLAAQYPEYSNLNEIADAHITNTLPNLVADDYAGGHWLGSFAIYALQNASNAE; this is encoded by the coding sequence ATGAAATACGTCATTTATGCACTTTCTATACTTACTCTTATAAGTTGCAAAGAAACTGTAGATTCAGAATCTTCTAATGAGGTCAATGTAACGCATGAGGTCAATGTAACACAAATTGAGGTAGTTGAAGATCAAATCCCAACACCTCAACTCACCCTAGAACAAGCAAACAATTTAGCGCAACTGCCTTTACATTGCATCGAGGATGAATATCCTAATAAAATGGGACACGTTACTGCAAGTCCGGAAGATCAAAAGCGCCCAAGCGTACAACATCCTGTTTTTTACGGTTGTTTTGATTGGCATAGTGCAGTTCATGGTTACTGGAGCGCTGTGACTTTATTAAAACAATTTCCAGAGTTAGAAGCTCGTGAGGAGTTACTTCAAAAAATACAACGCAACCTAACTGCTGATAATATTAAAGTAGAAATTGCCTACTTAAACACTAAGGATAACAAAACCTTTGAACGAACTTATGGTTGGGCATGGTTGCTTAAATTACAACAAGAACTAGATACTTGGGATTCAATAGAAGGAAAAGAAATTGCTCAAATTTTACAACCTCTTACTGATGTGATCGCACAACGATATGTAGATTATTTGCCTAAATTGAATTATGCCATAAGAGTTGGAGAGCATTCTAACACAGCATTTGGGATGGCATTTGCTTATGACTATGCAGTTCACGCACAAAATGAGGATTTAAAATCTGCCATCATAAGTAAAGCAAAAGAATTTTATAGCAATGATGCCAGTTGTCCGATTTCTTGGGAACCTAGCGGTTATGATTTTTTATCGTCTTGTCTTGAAGAAATAGATATCATGCGACGTGTTTTAACTGCTGAAGAATTTCATGCATGGGTAAAAGAATTTTTACCTGGAATCGAAAACGGAAAATTAGACATCGAGATAGGAAAAGTATCAGACCGTAGTGATGGAAAACTAGTTCACATAGATGGCTTGAACCTGAGTCGTGCTTGGGTACTTTATGGTCTTGCCGCTCAATATCCAGAATACAGCAACCTCAATGAAATAGCCGATGCCCATATCACAAACACCTTACCCAATCTAGTTGCAGACGATTATGCCGGCGGACATTGGTTAGGAAGTTTTGCTATTTATGCATTGCAAAATGCGTCAAATGCTGAGTAA